One part of the Mariniblastus fucicola genome encodes these proteins:
- a CDS encoding methyl-accepting chemotaxis protein gives MATKSSFTENGLFKFFGKTIQRKLVALLIAVGLLPMLAVAISMYQSTSDGLFNKSFAQLEAIKTIKANQVSDYFGFIDKQIRTFSEDIAVVDAMKAFPGAEKTARTEVGATDDDLAKMEQHLRGYYTDKFGAEYGSRNDGAAPPTDEQFQPLDKDSIYLQYQYISANPNPLGSKEVLDAAEDGTAYGKLHAKFHPMVRSYLQKFGYYDIFLCDLESGDIVYSVFKELDFTTSLKDGPYAETNFGRAFQLAAEAKSAEEVFLVDYEEYVPSYNDAASFISSPIYDGDKKIGVAIFQMPIDKIAAIMGERTGMGESGETYAVGTDMLLRNDSRFTPDTMMNPEYVINTKAVQEAFKGNSGLEVIDDYRGVPVLSAWSPVTIYDGIPGRAEPITWALMSEIDDAEVREPLGFMTVAQTGLVWIIGAILGGGLLIWFVARGITQQAASIKEMLGNVGIGLLDARAEKITNDELGDVAEALNAMSETTLSLIESDEKRQGVQQSIEELIGEMEQIAGGNLAVNADVKEDITGTIAGTVNHMTEQLRMIVQQVQNATYMVTSSADEIADQSTQLSQDNEQQAQDIETTSAEVLQITGQFQNVARKTEESVQVAQQARESANRGYKAVTDTVDGMDRIREQVQTTSKRIKRLGESSQEVGEIVQLISDIADRTSILALNASIQASMAGDAGQGFAVVAEEVERLAERSTDATKQISTLIKAIQTGTSEAISDMEEATREVVEGSQLATQAGQTLAEINEVSQQLETSIKQVSDSALEQAAAATRIASTMNNISTTTKQSAEKSRSATEQVTALATLANQLGDSVSRFQLEQGEDQAYTVMNQVNEMSEIASSATRSTANTTLTRLVYTSVRTASCNDAAVEDIVASAQRNNPPLDLTGVLFHTKNRFLQVLEGPHDNVMETYEKIVEDTRHRSALVRFCEPIQQRHFGNWGMGSSFVEQELMHGSEIDRAVYDAVVHGDTDSFGDSGMDVLKDFLNNATQRV, from the coding sequence ATGGCCACGAAAAGCTCGTTTACAGAAAACGGTTTGTTCAAGTTCTTCGGAAAGACGATTCAGCGAAAGCTGGTTGCCTTGTTGATCGCCGTAGGTCTCCTTCCTATGCTCGCGGTCGCGATCTCGATGTACCAATCGACTTCGGACGGACTGTTCAACAAGTCGTTCGCCCAGCTTGAAGCGATCAAGACGATCAAGGCCAATCAGGTTAGCGACTACTTCGGTTTCATTGACAAACAGATTCGAACTTTCTCGGAAGACATCGCCGTCGTCGATGCCATGAAAGCCTTTCCAGGGGCAGAGAAAACGGCTCGCACCGAAGTGGGCGCGACTGATGACGATCTGGCGAAAATGGAGCAGCACTTGCGCGGCTATTACACCGACAAATTCGGTGCGGAATACGGTTCGCGAAACGACGGTGCGGCACCTCCAACGGATGAGCAGTTCCAGCCCTTGGACAAGGATTCGATCTACCTTCAGTATCAATACATTAGTGCCAACCCAAATCCGCTGGGTTCAAAAGAAGTCCTTGACGCTGCCGAAGACGGAACGGCGTACGGAAAACTGCACGCGAAGTTCCACCCGATGGTTCGAAGCTATCTGCAGAAGTTCGGCTACTACGATATTTTCCTTTGCGACCTTGAGTCCGGCGATATCGTCTACTCGGTTTTCAAGGAATTGGACTTCACGACTTCTTTGAAAGACGGGCCTTACGCCGAAACCAACTTCGGACGAGCTTTCCAGCTTGCTGCCGAAGCGAAATCAGCAGAGGAAGTCTTCCTCGTTGACTATGAAGAGTATGTTCCTTCTTACAACGATGCGGCAAGCTTCATTTCGTCTCCGATTTATGACGGCGACAAGAAAATTGGGGTGGCCATCTTCCAGATGCCGATTGACAAGATCGCGGCGATCATGGGAGAGCGTACCGGTATGGGCGAATCGGGCGAAACGTACGCTGTTGGAACAGATATGCTGCTGCGAAACGATTCACGTTTCACACCTGACACGATGATGAACCCTGAGTACGTGATTAATACCAAGGCCGTGCAGGAAGCCTTCAAAGGCAATTCAGGTCTTGAAGTGATCGACGATTACCGCGGTGTTCCGGTACTTTCAGCCTGGTCGCCAGTGACGATTTACGACGGAATCCCGGGCCGTGCCGAGCCAATCACATGGGCTCTGATGTCTGAGATTGACGACGCGGAAGTACGTGAGCCACTTGGTTTCATGACTGTTGCTCAAACGGGTCTTGTCTGGATCATTGGTGCGATTCTTGGTGGTGGACTTTTGATCTGGTTCGTTGCCCGTGGTATCACGCAACAGGCGGCTTCGATTAAGGAAATGCTTGGTAACGTCGGTATCGGATTGCTCGATGCTCGTGCCGAAAAAATCACGAACGATGAACTTGGTGACGTTGCCGAGGCACTTAACGCGATGAGTGAAACGACGCTGTCGCTGATTGAATCGGACGAGAAACGACAGGGTGTACAGCAGTCGATTGAAGAGCTGATCGGTGAGATGGAGCAGATCGCCGGTGGTAATCTGGCTGTAAACGCTGATGTGAAAGAAGACATTACGGGCACGATCGCCGGTACGGTCAATCACATGACCGAGCAACTTCGAATGATTGTTCAGCAGGTACAAAACGCGACGTACATGGTGACAAGTTCTGCTGACGAGATTGCCGACCAGTCGACTCAGTTGTCGCAAGACAACGAGCAGCAAGCTCAGGATATTGAAACGACGTCTGCTGAAGTACTTCAGATCACTGGCCAGTTCCAGAACGTTGCTCGGAAAACGGAAGAGTCGGTACAGGTTGCCCAGCAAGCCCGTGAGTCTGCCAATCGTGGCTACAAAGCGGTAACCGATACGGTCGACGGTATGGATCGTATCCGTGAGCAGGTGCAAACGACTTCGAAGCGCATTAAGCGACTGGGTGAATCATCCCAGGAAGTCGGCGAGATCGTTCAGCTGATTTCTGATATTGCTGACCGAACTTCGATTCTGGCTCTTAATGCTTCGATTCAGGCCTCGATGGCCGGTGATGCCGGTCAAGGTTTCGCTGTTGTTGCTGAAGAAGTCGAGCGTCTCGCTGAGCGTTCGACGGACGCGACAAAGCAGATCTCGACGCTGATCAAGGCGATTCAAACGGGTACTTCCGAAGCAATTTCGGACATGGAAGAAGCGACACGCGAGGTGGTCGAAGGATCACAGCTGGCGACTCAGGCCGGTCAAACGCTGGCGGAAATTAACGAGGTATCCCAGCAGCTGGAAACTTCCATTAAACAGGTTTCCGATTCGGCTCTTGAACAGGCCGCTGCGGCGACTCGAATTGCTTCGACGATGAACAACATTTCGACGACCACGAAACAGTCGGCCGAAAAATCCCGTTCTGCAACCGAGCAGGTGACTGCTTTGGCAACGTTGGCCAACCAGTTGGGTGATTCTGTTTCCCGATTCCAGCTTGAACAGGGCGAGGATCAGGCTTACACGGTCATGAATCAGGTTAACGAAATGTCCGAGATCGCATCCAGTGCGACGCGATCGACTGCGAACACGACGCTCACACGTCTCGTGTACACAAGCGTTCGGACGGCTTCCTGCAACGACGCTGCGGTTGAAGACATCGTTGCCTCGGCTCAGCGAAACAACCCGCCGCTCGATCTGACCGGGGTTCTGTTCCATACAAAGAACCGATTCCTGCAAGTTCTTGAAGGACCTCACGATAACGTGATGGAAACCTACGAGAAAATCGTCGAAGACACGCGACATCGTAGCGCACTGGTTCGCTTCTGTGAGCCAATTCAGCAACGTCACTTCGGCAACTGGGGAATGGGGTCGTCGTTTGTTGAACAGGAATTGATGCACGGATCTGAAATTGACCGCGCTGTCTACGATGCAGTTGTCCATGGAGACACCGATTCGTTTGGCGACTCGGGAATGGATGTGTTGAAAGACTTCCTGAATAACGCAACGCAACGAGTCTAA
- a CDS encoding hybrid sensor histidine kinase/response regulator: MPSNDNVDINEVLRQLRAGGNMPEELAEIFSEEAEEHMRNIYDGLDRLRVDPNDEPALSDVRRSSHTLKGAAGAVGFEAITRLAHRMEDLLDWLGDHKQGPNENQLQLLLTTADQIDDLTTSEIDFEEMAGTLIEIYGQYDKVMASLGTANVDPVGDDAMSANAHSDEEDAAEALGESQAEVPAVDVDEIRTELESGSTISDELAEIFAEEADEHLAAIGTGLTQLISDPADKSAAADVRRSAHTLKGAAGAVGMMSMHRLAWRVEMLLDALAESAATLTAEQVELLNESGERLLELRNGSYKTDDLTAALATIYGRYEQELALLVPAKQVQPETSNEVVAADAAGDLPKNTAGKGEAVEAKDAAQDSNVEPGKSQKQKAAANQPTQYLRVPLDRLDSLVSLVGEMVVNRSTFSQRLNDFADRIEEMNSSLDRLRTVASDVETRYSVEALQAGKLRERGLGVNRIKATLAGNEATDELDSLEFDRYTDFHLLARSLSEATNDIAVISSELRNLHGDFDSLINRQQRFNRDAQSNLMHVRMVPVGNIANRLDRTIRSVSNKLGKKIDLAISGENTELDKTVLEEITDPLLHLIRNAMDHGIETPAQRLSAGKPERSQLRIEALNQGTQVTIRVIDDGRGLDAEKIRLKAVERKLIREDQKLTKEETHALIFTPGFSTADALTDVSGRGVGMDVVREAVQRLKGTIQVESVVGVGSTFTIHLPTTLAVSNALLVESSGHTFAIPMQSVQQIKRLDPTAVTKVGAHPMINLGDRMLLLKDLANHMELRSDQEKFEETKAMLLIRTGDDEVAVTIDSIEGGQDIVVKSLGDHLRHVPGYLGATVSGDGTVIPILDPADLCGQESSAKRANRMRRRSDNAPKIHRKTAMVVDDSLSVRRVTTNLLRSFGWEVIDAKDGVDALEKLAAADTPPDVFLCDMEMPRMDGLELVSRIRSQAEFRTTPVVMVTSRAGEKHRKLAREAGADEHVVKPFNDENLIGLIDRMVTEHRELVGV, translated from the coding sequence ATGCCTTCCAACGACAATGTCGACATCAACGAAGTTCTGCGTCAACTTCGCGCTGGCGGTAACATGCCAGAAGAACTCGCCGAGATCTTCAGCGAAGAAGCTGAAGAGCACATGCGCAACATCTACGACGGCCTCGATCGGTTGCGCGTCGATCCCAACGATGAGCCCGCGCTCAGCGACGTTCGCCGATCATCGCACACGCTCAAAGGAGCCGCCGGCGCGGTCGGTTTCGAAGCCATCACTCGTCTCGCCCATCGTATGGAAGACTTGCTCGATTGGCTTGGCGATCACAAACAGGGACCGAATGAGAATCAGTTGCAGTTGCTGCTCACCACAGCCGACCAAATCGACGACTTGACAACTTCAGAAATCGATTTTGAGGAAATGGCTGGAACGCTGATCGAAATTTACGGTCAGTACGACAAAGTCATGGCGTCGCTGGGGACAGCAAACGTCGATCCTGTTGGCGATGATGCGATGTCGGCCAACGCGCATTCGGATGAGGAAGACGCTGCTGAAGCACTTGGCGAAAGCCAAGCCGAAGTACCTGCCGTCGACGTTGACGAGATTCGCACAGAGCTGGAATCTGGTTCGACGATCAGCGACGAGTTGGCTGAAATTTTCGCCGAAGAAGCCGATGAACATCTCGCCGCGATCGGGACAGGGCTGACGCAACTGATCAGCGATCCCGCAGACAAATCAGCAGCGGCAGACGTCCGCCGCAGCGCCCATACGCTCAAAGGAGCCGCCGGCGCGGTCGGGATGATGTCGATGCATCGGCTTGCATGGCGTGTCGAAATGCTGCTGGACGCACTCGCGGAAAGTGCTGCAACTCTAACTGCAGAACAGGTCGAGCTGCTCAACGAGTCTGGCGAACGACTTCTCGAGCTACGCAACGGCAGCTACAAAACAGACGATCTGACCGCGGCCCTGGCAACAATCTACGGTCGCTACGAACAAGAACTTGCATTGCTCGTCCCGGCGAAACAGGTCCAGCCAGAAACCAGCAATGAAGTTGTCGCTGCTGATGCGGCTGGTGATTTGCCAAAAAACACGGCAGGCAAAGGAGAAGCCGTCGAAGCCAAAGATGCGGCCCAGGACTCAAATGTTGAGCCTGGCAAGTCGCAAAAGCAGAAAGCTGCGGCCAATCAGCCGACTCAGTATCTGCGCGTTCCGCTCGACCGACTTGACTCGCTGGTCAGCTTGGTCGGTGAGATGGTGGTTAACCGCTCGACCTTCAGTCAACGGCTCAACGATTTCGCTGACCGTATCGAAGAGATGAACTCATCGTTGGATCGTCTGCGTACGGTCGCCAGCGATGTTGAAACTCGCTACAGCGTCGAAGCCCTTCAGGCTGGAAAGCTTCGCGAACGAGGCCTCGGCGTCAACCGAATCAAGGCGACGCTGGCTGGCAACGAAGCCACCGACGAACTCGATTCGCTTGAGTTTGATCGCTACACCGACTTCCACTTGCTGGCTCGGTCCTTGTCGGAAGCCACAAACGACATCGCGGTGATCTCATCCGAGCTTCGCAACCTGCACGGCGACTTTGATTCCTTGATCAACCGTCAGCAACGATTCAACCGCGACGCTCAGTCAAACCTGATGCACGTCCGCATGGTTCCGGTCGGCAACATCGCCAACCGGCTCGATCGCACGATCCGATCTGTCTCGAACAAGCTTGGCAAGAAAATCGATCTGGCCATCAGCGGGGAGAACACGGAACTGGACAAAACGGTACTCGAAGAAATCACCGATCCGCTGTTGCACTTGATCCGCAACGCGATGGATCACGGAATCGAAACTCCGGCACAGCGACTTTCTGCCGGCAAGCCCGAACGATCACAGCTTCGGATCGAAGCCCTCAACCAGGGAACTCAGGTGACGATTCGCGTGATCGATGACGGTCGCGGACTCGATGCGGAGAAGATTCGCCTCAAAGCGGTCGAACGCAAGCTGATCCGCGAAGATCAAAAGCTCACCAAAGAGGAAACTCATGCGTTGATCTTTACGCCAGGGTTTAGCACTGCGGACGCTCTGACCGACGTTTCCGGTCGCGGAGTTGGCATGGACGTCGTTCGCGAAGCCGTTCAACGACTAAAGGGAACGATTCAGGTTGAAAGTGTCGTCGGAGTTGGCTCGACGTTCACGATTCACCTTCCGACAACGCTCGCGGTTTCCAACGCACTGCTGGTCGAATCCAGCGGTCACACGTTTGCAATTCCGATGCAATCTGTTCAGCAAATCAAACGACTGGATCCGACAGCGGTCACCAAAGTCGGTGCTCATCCGATGATCAACCTTGGCGATCGAATGCTGCTGTTGAAAGATCTTGCCAATCACATGGAACTGCGTTCCGATCAGGAAAAGTTCGAAGAAACCAAAGCCATGTTGCTGATTCGAACCGGTGACGATGAAGTCGCGGTCACGATCGACTCGATCGAAGGCGGTCAGGATATCGTGGTCAAAAGCCTTGGAGACCACCTGCGGCACGTGCCGGGCTATCTCGGAGCCACAGTCAGTGGTGATGGTACCGTGATTCCAATTCTTGATCCTGCAGATCTTTGCGGTCAGGAATCGTCTGCGAAACGAGCCAATCGGATGCGTCGACGTTCAGACAATGCTCCAAAAATTCATCGCAAGACAGCCATGGTTGTCGATGACTCGTTGTCGGTTCGCCGCGTAACGACCAACCTGCTGCGTTCGTTTGGTTGGGAAGTCATCGATGCCAAAGACGGCGTCGACGCTCTCGAGAAACTTGCGGCTGCCGATACGCCTCCTGACGTCTTCCTTTGCGACATGGAAATGCCGCGGATGGATGGTCTGGAGCTGGTCAGTCGGATTCGCAGCCAGGCCGAATTCCGTACGACTCCCGTCGTCATGGTGACATCGAGAGCCGGTGAAAAGCATCGCAAGTTGGCTCGTGAAGCCGGCGCTGACGAACATGTCGTCAAACCGTTCAATGACGAAAACCTGATCGGACTGATCGATCGCATGGTCACCGAACATCGCGAACTGGTCGGAGTCTAA
- a CDS encoding chemotaxis protein CheW, which produces MLTQTPTLTEAFHPEQLSAGRSNQFVRVRIGEIELVMGTKYLSGVYQASRQHRLTENNTVLTPKGEFPVASLNDVLQQKLNLPITSFEGRALIAVGVDGQVGMLRADSVSRPASIRPAHVHPMPKVAHDESEGSRLIRSVVNVEPSAANPNDCVRLEFDPRVALGMTVPAEPADQPNPLPKEAASAIAAAVAATSRRGSQDNRKSGQLLAFIPDDVAKSEVEQVFCLPLTAVAEVVTTQRHLNSTVSSDVFDGFVLWRKVPVPIVQLGKIFGFNLERETESSRRLVIARATGNRFLGFYAQPQMQTMKVPESVPGSNTLFEGRPHLGCFRTELGELVVPDLNRILDNGF; this is translated from the coding sequence ATGTTAACTCAAACTCCAACCCTCACTGAAGCATTCCATCCGGAACAGCTCTCAGCAGGTCGATCGAACCAGTTCGTGCGCGTGCGAATCGGTGAAATTGAACTGGTGATGGGAACGAAATATCTTTCCGGCGTCTATCAAGCTTCGCGGCAACATCGACTAACCGAAAACAATACGGTGTTGACTCCGAAGGGAGAATTTCCTGTTGCGTCGTTGAACGATGTGCTGCAGCAAAAGTTAAATCTTCCAATCACCAGTTTCGAAGGTCGCGCTCTAATCGCCGTCGGAGTTGACGGGCAAGTCGGTATGCTGCGAGCCGACAGCGTGTCTCGTCCGGCCTCTATCAGACCAGCCCACGTTCACCCGATGCCAAAGGTCGCTCACGACGAATCCGAAGGCTCGCGGCTGATCCGTTCGGTTGTGAATGTGGAGCCGTCGGCGGCCAATCCAAACGATTGCGTTCGATTGGAGTTTGATCCTCGCGTGGCGCTGGGGATGACAGTGCCGGCGGAACCAGCCGACCAACCGAATCCGCTACCCAAGGAAGCTGCTTCGGCGATCGCGGCGGCAGTTGCGGCGACATCGCGACGCGGATCCCAGGACAATCGCAAATCGGGCCAGCTGCTCGCGTTCATCCCCGACGACGTTGCCAAAAGCGAAGTCGAACAAGTGTTCTGCCTTCCGCTGACAGCCGTCGCCGAAGTCGTCACGACTCAACGCCATTTGAATTCGACCGTTTCGTCGGATGTTTTTGACGGGTTCGTCCTGTGGCGAAAAGTCCCGGTGCCGATCGTTCAGCTGGGAAAAATCTTTGGCTTTAACTTAGAACGCGAAACAGAATCAAGTCGCCGACTGGTGATCGCACGAGCGACTGGAAATCGATTCCTTGGCTTTTACGCACAGCCACAGATGCAAACCATGAAAGTGCCAGAGTCCGTCCCTGGCAGCAACACGCTTTTCGAAGGCCGCCCGCATCTCGGATGTTTTCGTACTGAGCTGGGAGAACTTGTGGTCCCGGACCTGAATCGAATTCTCGACAACGGATTCTAG
- a CDS encoding alpha-hydroxy acid oxidase, protein MAEHFNSEFPSVEHLIRQAKKRMPGFAFDYLTAGCFGEVNLDRNQKDIRDVQLKPWYLRDYEGSNLKTELFGKTYDAPFGMAPVGLQGLMWPKACEYLAQAATDHNIPFCLSTVSTASIETVSAITGGDFWFQLYHPAEDKLRDKLLERAWESGCKTLVILADTPTFAYRPKEIRNGLSIPPRMTMRNILQMCTRPTWSLGQLMAGAPEFKTMKPYIPAGLNMKHLGLFMNKTFSGRLTESKIAPIRDQWKGNLVIKGVVNPEDAELAIKHGLDGMIVSNHGGRQLDRGESTIRPLARLAPEFGDRIKIMMDSGIRSGADVASTIASGAAFTFLGRTPMFGVCALGKYGGHHTFEMLKKQIQQVMEQVGCESVDRLPEHLVG, encoded by the coding sequence ATGGCTGAGCATTTTAATTCCGAGTTTCCGTCTGTTGAGCACTTGATCCGCCAGGCCAAAAAGCGGATGCCCGGGTTTGCGTTTGACTATTTGACCGCTGGGTGTTTCGGCGAAGTCAATCTGGATCGAAACCAGAAAGATATTCGCGACGTTCAGCTGAAGCCGTGGTATTTGCGCGACTATGAAGGCAGTAATCTGAAAACGGAGTTGTTTGGGAAAACGTACGATGCGCCATTCGGTATGGCGCCTGTTGGACTGCAAGGGCTGATGTGGCCCAAAGCCTGTGAGTATCTTGCTCAGGCCGCTACTGACCACAACATTCCGTTTTGTCTTTCGACCGTCAGCACGGCCAGCATCGAGACGGTCTCTGCGATCACAGGCGGCGATTTCTGGTTTCAGCTCTACCATCCTGCCGAAGACAAACTTCGCGACAAACTGCTCGAACGGGCTTGGGAGTCCGGATGCAAGACGTTGGTGATTCTGGCCGACACGCCGACGTTCGCCTATCGCCCAAAAGAAATCCGCAACGGCCTGTCGATCCCACCCCGGATGACGATGCGAAACATTCTACAGATGTGCACACGGCCGACCTGGTCGCTGGGTCAGCTGATGGCAGGAGCTCCAGAATTCAAAACCATGAAGCCCTACATTCCCGCAGGGCTGAACATGAAACATCTGGGGCTGTTCATGAACAAAACTTTTTCCGGACGACTCACGGAATCAAAAATCGCTCCAATCCGCGACCAATGGAAAGGCAACCTGGTCATCAAAGGAGTCGTCAATCCTGAAGACGCAGAGCTCGCGATCAAGCACGGCCTGGATGGAATGATCGTCTCCAATCACGGCGGTCGACAGCTCGATCGCGGTGAGTCCACGATTCGACCTTTGGCCAGGCTGGCGCCCGAGTTTGGAGATCGGATCAAAATCATGATGGATTCGGGAATTCGATCTGGGGCCGATGTTGCTTCGACGATCGCTTCCGGGGCCGCGTTCACATTCCTTGGACGGACTCCGATGTTCGGTGTTTGTGCGTTGGGCAAGTACGGCGGCCATCACACGTTTGAAATGCTCAAGAAACAAATTCAACAGGTTATGGAGCAAGTCGGCTGCGAATCCGTCGACCGGCTGCCAGAGCATCTTGTCGGCTGA
- the uraH gene encoding hydroxyisourate hydrolase gives MSGITSHVLDTSRGVPAANIEVQLELKKDNEWKRIGEGTTNKDGRLPEPLATELVAGHYRIVFLVADYFSDMKKPSFFPRVRIEFLVDDPMEHYHVPLLLSPFGYSTYRGS, from the coding sequence ATGAGCGGAATTACTTCGCACGTACTCGATACATCACGCGGTGTTCCAGCAGCAAACATCGAAGTGCAGTTGGAGCTGAAAAAAGACAACGAGTGGAAACGGATTGGCGAGGGAACGACAAACAAGGACGGACGTCTTCCTGAACCGTTGGCGACAGAATTGGTGGCGGGTCACTATCGCATCGTTTTTCTGGTCGCAGACTATTTTTCAGACATGAAGAAGCCTTCGTTCTTCCCGCGAGTCCGGATTGAGTTTCTTGTTGATGATCCGATGGAGCACTACCATGTGCCGCTGCTGCTAAGTCCGTTTGGCTATTCGACGTATCGAGGAAGTTAG
- a CDS encoding SDR family NAD(P)-dependent oxidoreductase, with protein MHATYHDLKDSSVFITGGGSGIGAAITESFLAQGAKVAFVQRSDASEFVAEMKAKHGAAPLYIECDVTDVDALKAAIAQAGDAHGTITTLVNNAAWDNRHPVQGFTPDEWDSMMRVNLRPHFFGAQAVAPGMKEAGGGSIINFSSIAFRIAVQGFPAYATAKAGIVGLTNSMARELGPDFIRVNSVLPGWVLTKRQMDLWATEEALKEFLAMQCLPEHLHEKDIVGTVLFLASNSSRMMTGQSLVVDGGVTFPG; from the coding sequence ATGCACGCGACGTACCATGATTTGAAAGACAGTTCCGTTTTTATCACCGGTGGTGGTTCTGGAATCGGCGCTGCGATCACAGAAAGCTTTCTTGCGCAGGGCGCCAAGGTCGCGTTTGTGCAGCGTTCGGACGCCAGTGAATTTGTCGCCGAAATGAAAGCCAAACACGGTGCGGCGCCGCTGTATATCGAGTGCGATGTGACAGATGTTGACGCTCTCAAGGCTGCGATCGCGCAGGCTGGCGATGCTCATGGAACGATCACGACGTTGGTGAACAACGCGGCCTGGGACAATCGACATCCTGTTCAGGGCTTCACGCCGGATGAGTGGGACAGCATGATGCGAGTCAACTTGCGACCTCACTTTTTCGGCGCCCAGGCGGTCGCCCCGGGGATGAAGGAAGCTGGCGGCGGATCAATTATCAATTTCTCGTCCATTGCATTTCGCATCGCCGTCCAGGGCTTTCCGGCTTACGCCACTGCCAAGGCGGGAATCGTCGGGCTGACCAACAGCATGGCTCGCGAGTTGGGTCCGGATTTCATCCGGGTGAACTCCGTGTTGCCCGGCTGGGTGCTGACGAAGCGTCAGATGGATTTGTGGGCGACTGAAGAAGCCTTGAAAGAGTTTCTCGCGATGCAGTGCCTTCCTGAACACCTGCACGAAAAGGATATTGTCGGAACGGTTCTGTTTCTCGCGTCGAATTCCAGTCGCATGATGACAGGCCAGTCGCTGGTCGTCGACGGCGGCGTAACGTTCCCGGGATAG
- a CDS encoding RNA polymerase sigma factor, whose translation MAQTELFELYSPAVKRYLLASLGNRESADEVFQEFALRIVRGDFRNADFEKGRFRNMLKTSLYRLMVDFHRRKQKQRKLGTADQIDFIAAEEDADSGCDAFTLAWRQTMLDQAWRRLEQLQIESSKPYYTILRARVDHPEMTTKQLHEHLHESQPIAIPAEGSFRVYLHRARRRFAKLLTEQVAISIEEPTPDNIEAELIDLGLHVFCRP comes from the coding sequence ATGGCTCAGACGGAGTTGTTCGAGCTCTACAGCCCGGCGGTCAAACGGTACTTGCTGGCGTCGCTTGGCAATCGGGAATCCGCCGACGAAGTGTTTCAGGAGTTTGCGCTTCGAATCGTGAGAGGAGACTTTCGCAATGCGGACTTTGAAAAAGGTCGATTTCGCAACATGCTGAAAACTTCTCTGTATCGATTGATGGTTGACTTCCATCGACGCAAACAGAAGCAGAGAAAGCTTGGTACTGCCGATCAAATTGACTTCATCGCTGCGGAAGAAGATGCGGACTCCGGTTGCGACGCGTTCACGCTCGCCTGGCGTCAGACGATGCTGGATCAAGCCTGGCGGCGGCTCGAACAACTGCAGATTGAATCATCCAAGCCGTACTACACAATCCTGCGTGCGCGAGTTGATCATCCGGAAATGACGACCAAACAACTGCACGAACACTTGCATGAGAGCCAGCCGATCGCGATTCCGGCAGAGGGGTCGTTCCGGGTTTACTTGCATCGAGCAAGACGACGGTTTGCGAAATTGCTGACCGAGCAGGTTGCGATTTCGATCGAAGAACCTACTCCCGACAATATCGAAGCCGAGCTGATTGACCTTGGGTTGCACGTGTTCTGCAGACCGTAG
- a CDS encoding sigma-70 family RNA polymerase sigma factor gives MSERAIDDLELLRASRRLSGTDGEEPNEAFNEILCRHRDRLKRMVGLRMNQKLQGRLDASDVIQDTFVEASRALEGYLDNPKISVFMWLRRLAGEKLIQAHRKHLGAEKRTANREQPMFAGVPAATSQVVAIQLSGKLTSPSNAAQKREDKDELMDALDQMGEIDREILMLRHFEQLSNHETAEVVGISYEAVKKRYIRALDKLRTIMTKASDS, from the coding sequence ATGTCAGAACGAGCGATCGATGATTTGGAGCTGTTGCGCGCTTCGAGACGGCTTTCCGGCACCGATGGCGAAGAGCCCAATGAGGCTTTCAACGAGATCCTTTGCCGGCACCGCGATCGGCTGAAGCGGATGGTCGGACTACGGATGAATCAAAAGCTTCAGGGGCGGTTGGACGCATCAGACGTCATTCAGGATACGTTTGTCGAAGCGTCGCGGGCTCTTGAAGGCTACCTCGACAATCCGAAAATCTCTGTGTTCATGTGGCTGCGGCGGCTCGCTGGCGAAAAGCTGATTCAGGCACATCGGAAACATTTGGGGGCCGAAAAGAGAACTGCGAACCGGGAACAGCCCATGTTTGCAGGCGTTCCCGCAGCTACGTCTCAGGTGGTCGCGATTCAGCTTTCGGGAAAGCTGACGTCGCCGTCAAATGCGGCGCAAAAGCGAGAGGACAAAGACGAGCTGATGGATGCGCTGGACCAAATGGGCGAGATCGATCGAGAGATTCTGATGCTGCGGCATTTCGAACAGCTCTCGAATCATGAGACAGCAGAAGTCGTCGGAATAAGCTACGAAGCGGTCAAAAAACGCTACATCCGCGCCCTCGACAAACTGCGCACGATCATGACCAAGGCCAGCGATTCGTGA